Genomic segment of Arachis hypogaea cultivar Tifrunner chromosome 11, arahy.Tifrunner.gnm2.J5K5, whole genome shotgun sequence:
ATTATATGATACAAAATACATCTAATATGATTAAAGGTAACACTGACAAACACTCAtatatcttaaaaatttaaataagctCAAACCTCAGATTCATGAGTAACCAAAAGAAAGATTGGTAACTATGTACTATATTCTACTCACAGCATCTTGGTTGATGTTCTGTTTGCAGTTTATCCCAAAGGCACAGCACCAACCGTGGGCTTTGATAATGGGCAAGTACATAATTTGATTCACATCCAACATTGTAAAACCTCTCATCATTTTCATAATGAACTTCTTTGCCACCATTCTTGAATTGTTCAATCCATATTCCCATGGCAACATCTTCTAATTTAAAGAGCTAAGaataaacatatataaaaaaacttTGGGCAGTTAGTTAAATGAAGACACTCTTACATTAAATAAAGTGTTTGGAAGAAGAAATTAtacaaatttattttgtatttgataagAATATATTGAGTGATGTAATAGAAGAATAACCTCTTGAACACAAGTACACAACTTAAAACAATACAAATATACAATGATGACGATTTTCACAAATTCACCTGTGCTAGAATATATTTaggatattataaatttatatagaaTTTAGGTATATCtcctattaattttttatttatttagtttgataTTAGGTTAATTTCATCATTAGGATCAGATTGTATTATTGGCCTATAAATAGACATTTTCCATAGTACATTCACAGAAACAATAACATCTGAAATCTGaatctcatttttatttttgagttactATCATGAATGCTAACAACCTGAATCTAGTTTAGAGTTTAAATCAATTTTAAGCTCCATTTGATTTTAGAGAAGTAAGTCCTTGGTGATGTATGCTTAAGTTTTTACTTAATCCTTAAATTTAAGAAGATGGCAACCATTTAACACGTccatggaaaaaaaaaaaccttaagaAGCATATCCTTTTACTATGCaaaagaatgaaagattctacAGTAACTCAATGAGCATATAAGCTTTTAAGTTTCCATTCCATCATGGTAAACAGAACTTCTAACCTGGAGTTTTCTTTCCTGGTGGCCATTGACAATGAATTTCGCTATGTCTCGGGAGATTACATAGCCAGGACCATGAGCCCATGGTGGGTATGTATCATATGGCCATTCCTGAAACAATAGTAACAAAAACAAATAGATAAATAAACCCAAAAAAAACTTGGAGGGGAAACTGCTAATGTAATTTATTAGTAGCAACATGCAGAGGTCAATACCTTCTCACTGATGTACCATTTGCTTTCTTTATCCCTCTCAGGTGACGATTTAGAAGAGATGAGGCCGAACAAAAGACCATTTGATGGCTTTCCTTTGAGGCTAGAAAGCACTTCATCTATCCTAACAAAAGCATCATCATCTGTTTTCATGATGTATTTAGATGGCATGACTTTAGTCTGCATGTTTAATACCAAAAACATATATCAAGTAGCTTATAGAAAGTAAAGACCAAAAGAAGATAGAGCAAGATGGATATATCAAGTAGCTCTACTTACCCCCATAATGCAAATTGCAATTGTCTTCAAAGTAATCAAACTATAATAATCAACAAATGGCATTAATTGAATATCCCCATATGCTTGAGATTCACTCCACAACTCAAAGTTAACTCTATTGTTTTTGTGCTGCATTCAGATAGATAATGAATGTTACCTAGGAGATTTTTATCAAAATGTATAGATTTACTTTGGCAAGTGTTAAATAAATGCATCACTTACAAGCCCAATGAAAAATCGGACAGCAACTTCTCCAGAACGTACAGCCTCATATTGCATCCAAGACCTCCTCAGCGCCATTCGGCGCTCAAAGTTATTTCCAGTAGAGAACACTCCAATCAACAAAACAAGCTTTTTCCTGGTGATAGAAGGAGCCTTCAATTTATCAACATCAACTAAATCGCTATCTTCCATAACGGGTAAGCCTTTTGCCAGGACAGATAAGAGATTTAGGCTGCCTGCTACTTTAACATTGTTGACTAGCCATGGTTCAAGCTTCTGCATCACAAAAAGTCTAAGGTTGGAATAATAATTCTtctcttaaaaaagaaaatgtttttTCAGTAGCATCACTCCTCCCATACCTTACCTCCCTGTACGCAAAAGAAGTTTCATGCCTTCCATTAACAGTCATATGAAATCCCTCTGAACCAACCCACAATGTGGCAGTGAAAGGATTCCCCTCAGCAAAGGGGAAATTACCAGTTCTATGTGCACTTTCTGAGGAAACATTAGCAGTTATATCACTAGTAGGTTGACCCACATTTACATTGTCTTCGTTGTTACTTCCGACTTGTACATTGCAGAGAGCAAATCCATCAACTACAAGATACAGTAATATGATTTAGAATTTTCTGCAAGCCTCAAACTTAAGATATTGCATAATagcaaaggaaattaaaaagacacTGGTTTTATATGATTGGAGTGTTACAAACTTCGTGTGTAAGAATTGCAACTGGAGCTGTAGCCTACTGATGGATGGAAAAGTCATCTATGAACATTATACTGTCCAGGTAGTTAAAAATGCTTCTTATTTACTATATTTCCAAGGTGAAcataattatttaacaattaaaGGTCTATAATGGATCATTATTTAATGGTGAAAACTTCTTGATAATAAAAAAACATCTTACGAAATGTACCTTTCTGGTTAGCAGAACCGCGAGCAGGACACCTTTCCTCTTTTCCCCACCCAAAATTACTAGTCCATGTATTTTGAACTATATATGGTTCCTCAGTCATGTTATCTTGAGGAACTCTTATGTTGTAATATAAGATGATTGGAGGATTTGGCTTCTCTTCAAGCTCTTGTCCAATAAGGTCAATTTGAAAGCTGCTATTCCCATTAGGGATGCCAATAATTGTAATAGAAGAATCTTCAACCAAACCGCAAGGGAGCTCGAGAGTGATTCCACTGCCTGATATTGTCTTACCAAATGTGGTCACAGAGAATGGGCAGTTTTGATTTTCTGGGCTTTCTGTATTATTAATCCTAGAAACTTTGTCTTCTTCAACCATAGACAGCAGTTTTTTCCATGTTACAGAAGCTTCTTTAACTCCTTGAGCAGTTTCAGGCAGCGCATCCGACCTCGAAAGCAAGGAATGCAAGTAAGACCATACAATCACAGTATTCATCTCTCTTTCAGTTAAATTTTTCATGCCATACAGATCATCAAGCCCGTCGACATGAATCAAATGTGGCCTTTCTCTTGGTACCAGCGGTACTCTTTTCTGTTCCACCTTAGATGAGTTAACAGGAGGAGCACTGCTACCACCGTTAACATAATCATCTACTACCTGTTGGTTATGAAAGAAATTATATGCTGATTGTTTTGCTGACTGTTTCTGTGGCTGAAATCCTTTATACCCGTACAGGAAAACCAACATCATAACTAGAGTCATGATCAACAAGCCTCCATACCACTTCTTCATTTTCAGCAAACCTTGAATTAAATGTAGCCGTTTCTGTAGACACATAAATCAAATAACTTTGACTACAAGATTATTAAAAGAGTCACACCAACTAATTTATAGAGTTCAAGTCACATGCATAGCAAAGAACCAGTGATCAGGCTGAACTCTGACTAGCCCTCATTACATGCCCTTTGCATGACAGTAATGGAAAAGATGTCATGTCAACAATTTCAATATTCACACCTCATCTCAAAGATTCAAATACCATAATAAGGCATGGTACATGAGCTTATGCACATGAGAGTGTCATGAAACCACTCTCCCTGAACTCTAGACTTTCCTTCTCTTTCGTTTGCCTTATgttgaaattttcttttaggaggtcAACAAGGATTGAATTCCTGAGCTTTTGGTCATATAAACTTTATATCATGTCATAAAACCACTTATCAAAAAAGCTTAAACTAATAGAAAGAGGCATATAAATAGTTATAAAGAAACCTATTCAAATGCTGAAAATGTATTCTAAAGTATAAACACAACTTACACTAATAGTAACTAATTTCCTAGGCAACAGTGGACAGAATTCAGATTATTGAATGTTTTGAATCTTAATTGACCCAGTTTGACACTTCAGTTTCTTTTTGTCCAATGTAGGGCTACATGTAAGTTAACCTACACATACATATTCATGTTGCAAAATGTTAAATGGAAGTAAAGTAAAGGCTACCAATATTTGAGTTCCTATGTGTACAGACCCAATTCAAATTAACTTTTTTGGGGCATGAATAATTGAATATCGGATTTTTTCTTAGTAAAGTTAGTAAAAGCGCAAAACCCGCAATACGGTTATAGTATGTCAACTACAAATCTACACATTTCAAATATCAAGACAGCCAATAAGTTATAGCTCAAacggcatagtctctccatactcttaaattaagaggttgcgggttcgagtctcctatctttggtaaaaaaaaaaaaaaaaaatatcaagacTATCTTTCGGCaccagaaagaaaaaggaaagaagaaaaatcgCATCTTGGacgagagagagacagagagaaggAGCATAAGCAGAATCGAAAGGAAGGAAGAATAAAAGATTTGAAGTTGAAGAAGAATTCACCCAGAAACTCAGTGGTGACTCACCATTGAATTGAGTTGAAGCTGCGAAGTTGCGTCAGAGAAGGTGAGTATGAGGTATGAGAATGAGAGTGAAGGTGAAAAACATCAGTTGCAATTTTTCAAAAGCCCTTATTTATTTCTCATTATTTTCTGTAGCATGTACTTGAATATAGTAAAAGACTAAAACTAAGCTAAAGTAGTACCATGATTTGGTCGGAATCTAAGCTAACGCCGGCAAGGGATGTGCGGTGCGCGGTCGTTGTCGGTAACAAAACACAACGCAATTAGGTAGGTAATAATTATTTGGTGAATAGGGACAGTTTTTCCCCACACTATTTTTGGTCGTCTGAGTGACAGTTGAGACCGGTATGAGTATggaactaaaaactaattaatgtttgattacatgaaaaaacaaaaattaaacctgCAATATCTGATCTGAGAAGATTAACATAAACATTTTGtatattcctacacgatcgactTGTACAAGTGTTTGGTGGTGGTGTTTTGTATTTATAAGCCTTCTCCTTTTTATCCTCCTAAATCTATCAATATTATGTTTTTTTCTCTGTTTATAACTTTAtattagtattatttattttgttaattggagtaataaaaattttttttaataaaaaaaatagatatattatttaaattattaatctcTTCCATAGAGCTATTatatcaaaaattttcaaattctttcaattgatttaaatttttaacaaatacaACTTTTTTTTATGAATCTATCTTCTTCGAAATATTTATAGCGTTTTTTATCTATAAGTCTATTTAGTtggttttacaaaatttaaatttaaaaaatatatttaaaaaaattaataaaacataaattctaaaaaaaaatcaatgccaTATATGATTAATCATCTAATCATAGTTAGTTATCTGAatgctttttattttatatttggtgAGACTTCAATTAGTTTATCTAATACATAAAAGagtataagattttttttagccAAATCCAATCAAGTTAGCACaaatttaacaaaagaaacacaAGTATTCATTATCGCTTTTCTTTTTTAGCACTTCTTCAACAAAAAAGTTTTCGTTAAAAAGTACACAAACTTAATGACTTTTCtcataaaaattaatacataacacaaaaatttttacaTACAGCAAAAACTTTATTAATATAACATAGAAATTTGTACACATAGCACATAAATTTTTGCACATACAcataaatttttgttacaaatataatTTATTGGCTGGATGAGTCAATATTCTGAACATGTGGTTCATCAACTTTTTTTGTTATGCATCAAAATTTTATGTGTTATGCGTAAAAAATTTGTGTTGTATGTATATTGTTGGTTGGGTGTTAATGTTTTGAATATGTAGTCTTTTAAAATTGTGTTGTGTACCAAAATTTCTGCGTTGTATGTATTTTGTTAGTTGTGTGTCAATATATTAACATATGACCATTTAAATATTTATGTGTTGTGcattaaaatattttactctGTGAATCAAAATTTCTGTACTCTAATTTTCTGAAAatataggagaagaagaagatgaagacgacgACGACGATAATAATGAAGGAGGATGAGAAGGAAAAAGGAGGggaataaatcaaacaaaagaaaaagaagacgacgttgaagaagaacaaaaaaagaagaagatgatgacgacgataatgaaagagaagaaagagaagaagtaggaagaaaaagaagaagaagaagaagcatgccTATATACATATGTCCAAAGAAGTGCATTGTGACTTGGTTGAGTACCTGGTTTAAAAAAACTTGAGTGCCTAGCTTTATTGTCTAATTGATATGATTATGGGTTATATATCTTACAAAAATATATTCTGGTTATAACCCTAAAATTCATTCTAGCATATTCTTTTCACAATCAATTAACactttagtatttttctttttttcccatGATTATTTGTAGAGTTATGGATATTTTGTTatcaaataactaaaaaaaaaataatttaaaacccGCAGTGATTCAATCCACGTTTAAGAAGGAATAACACTGTTAACATCGTATTTAAGAGGTAACCAGCAAAGATAACTAGAAAATGGTTTGTTAATAATTTGCAACTTTAACGGTGTATATACTTTGTAGAGGCAAATACTAAATTGGTACTCGAAAGATTTTGGCGCTGACAAAATAGTACCTGACTTTTGCTATTGACAAAATAGCTCCTAAACTTCTTTGCTATGGCGGAAGGGGACGCAATGACTAGGTGCTACCATGACGGAGGGAACGCGGAAGAGACGCACCGTGAAAAAGAAGTGGCAAACACGAGAATATGATGAGATACTACCATGGTGGAAGGGGACGCAACGGCGTGCTGAAGAAGCATCGAACACGAAGAACACGGCGAGGTGCAGCGACGTGTCATGGCGGTCTTCTTTAGCTGCCATGGCAGAAGGAGACGTAGCAACGAACATGAAGAAGGTCGCTGGAAACACCACCGGAGCTCTCTACCATCATCGGGAGCCCTCTTTCAACAGCCACATCAGCGTTTTCCATTCGCTGTGACATCACCCTTTCATGATTGGgtgattttgtcaaattttaaaatctttcataAATTATTGTCAATAACAAAAATCAGGTTCATTTTGTCCACACCAAAATCTTTCGAATGCCAATTTAGTATTTACTTCTATTTtgtaatagaatttaattttcatagaCAGTTGGTGTAAATAAATTTTACTCATAATAAAACTTTAATATCCTGGGTATGTAGAGaagtttcttcttcttccaccacCCAAAATAGTTTAGTGCATCTTTTGCTATCACAAGAGAAAACAGATAAATATCCCGCACGTAGTCAATTTGTATCATCGAACATACTCGGACGAATTCATTTTCCAAACACACAAAGATTATCAGCATCATTGATAAACAAATTTATTTGCCAGTAGTTTCCCCCTCGCTAATCTAATTGCAGCATGTATGATTCTATACttggctatcatattttattttgggGTAATAAGCTTTTATGTATTTGCTATGAATGATTAATTCTATGCAGCAAGAAATAATTTTGTTTCTCAATAAGCTATCGGTATCTCCTATTACTATCAGAgctatgattatatatatatatatatgtatatatgtacagCGTAAACTATTTCGATCTataataaaatacaataattGCTGGACATTATGCTATGGCAGAGCAGTGAGATCCGAGGGAAAAAAGCTGCCACCTCAAATACCTCACCAGTCGGAAGAACTCATTCCTTCAGCAAACAGGTCCTCACCAAGTCAACTTCTGAGATGATCCACCTCTTAAGCTGAAGGGGAACTGGGCTCATATATATCTCTCTCTTGTATTGAATGAATGTAAGAATGAGGAGGACGACTGTGATACGAATAACTTTGTGAATAGAGGGTTTGGGGGATGCAGTTTGAGAGAAGGGTTTTTGATCGATTATGCTGAATGTAGAGCAAAAACTCAGCTATAGCGACGGGAACTGCTGCTTCCAAAGATTGAAGAGACTGGAGTTGATCCAGGCGTCACCTCTTTCAGTGTTAAATCAAATTTAGAGCCCTCAACATGCGGAGAATAAGGCTTTTTCGCATTCTTTGCCAGTGTTACCTGAGAATATCGGTGCAAAAGAATCAAATCACAAAACCGAGTAATATTGTGCTGTGCGTAAACATTGGAACAATGACAAGAATCCAGAGATGAAATTCATGTTACCTTTGATGCCCCTGGACCATAAGTGTGAAATGCACGATCTATTGAAGAGTAAACTTCAAGAGCTTGATGGGATTCAGGGATGCATTTTACAATGCGAACGTTTTCTTTGGTATCTAATGTTCTAGACTTCAAATACAAAATGAGACGGGTTGGAGGGGATTGGGGTTGTCCTTTTTACCATGAGTAAGTTCCATCGTAGCAAGGTCGTCCCACCGTATATCCCACTGTATTGAACACGGATCCTTGCTGGGATGAACTTCCTCTGACCGATAACATTGGATGGTTGCtgaaaatgacaatgaaaatGGTAAGAAATAAGTGAAGGTAGTAACATAAGTGGGAATCATTCAAGAATATGGTGGGTTTTTATTCACTCTTGTCGATCATGGATACGTACTTGCAATAGTATCAATCGTCGATGAGTGATCATGAGAATCTTCCCTTTTCGAAGCATGAAGTGATCTTCATAAGCATCAGTTAAGGCGAACTTTCCTCGAACTTTAAAAAGATCAACCTGGCTGAAAAATGAGCCTGATTCTGCCAACTGCAATATGACCTACACAATACAGCATATGGCAATCGTTCACAAACTGGGCACCCAGAGGAAGGTTAATATTGGGGGGAAGGAGGGATAAGCTTTGTTTATAAGTTAGATTTTGCTTATGGGACGGGGAAAATGAAAGCATAAGGACAAAagcataaaagaaaataagaaaacatttgggacaaaattgaagcTTTCCTAAATGTTGGAGACAAGGCTTATGCCTTGGTAATAGGCGAGatataagaagaaaaaggaaaaatgaactCTTACTAAATTCTCAATAACCCAAT
This window contains:
- the LOC112723230 gene encoding hydroxyproline O-galactosyltransferase GALT3 isoform X4; protein product: MKRLHLIQGLLKMKKWYGGLLIMTLVMMLVFLYGYKGFQPQKQSAKQSAYNFFHNQQVVDDYVNGGSSAPPVNSSKVEQKRVPLVPRERPHLIHVDGLDDLYGMKNLTEREMNTVIVWSYLHSLLSRSDALPETAQGVKEASVTWKKLLSMVEEDKVSRINNTESPENQNCPFSVTTFGKTISGSGITLELPCGLVEDSSITIIGIPNGNSSFQIDLIGQELEEKPNPPIILYYNIRVPQDNMTEEPYIVQNTWTSNFGWGKEERCPARGSANQKVDGFALCNVQVGSNNEDNVNVGQPTSDITANVSSESAHRTGNFPFAEGNPFTATLWVGSEGFHMTVNGRHETSFAYREKLEPWLVNNVKVAGSLNLLSVLAKGLPVMEDSDLVDVDKLKAPSITRKKLVLLIGVFSTGNNFERRMALRRSWMQYEAVRSGEVAVRFFIGLHKNNRVNFELWSESQAYGDIQLMPFVDYYSLITLKTIAICIMGTKVMPSKYIMKTDDDAFVRIDEVLSSLKGKPSNGLLFGLISSKSSPERDKESKWYISEKEWPYDTYPPWAHGPGYVISRDIAKFIVNGHQERKLQLFKLEDVAMGIWIEQFKNGGKEVHYENDERFYNVGCESNYVLAHYQSPRLVLCLWDKLQTEHQPRCCE
- the LOC112723230 gene encoding hydroxyproline O-galactosyltransferase GALT3 isoform X1, which codes for MFMLIFSDQILQKRLHLIQGLLKMKKWYGGLLIMTLVMMLVFLYGYKGFQPQKQSAKQSAYNFFHNQQVVDDYVNGGSSAPPVNSSKVEQKRVPLVPRERPHLIHVDGLDDLYGMKNLTEREMNTVIVWSYLHSLLSRSDALPETAQGVKEASVTWKKLLSMVEEDKVSRINNTESPENQNCPFSVTTFGKTISGSGITLELPCGLVEDSSITIIGIPNGNSSFQIDLIGQELEEKPNPPIILYYNIRVPQDNMTEEPYIVQNTWTSNFGWGKEERCPARGSANQKVDGFALCNVQVGSNNEDNVNVGQPTSDITANVSSESAHRTGNFPFAEGNPFTATLWVGSEGFHMTVNGRHETSFAYREKLEPWLVNNVKVAGSLNLLSVLAKGLPVMEDSDLVDVDKLKAPSITRKKLVLLIGVFSTGNNFERRMALRRSWMQYEAVRSGEVAVRFFIGLHKNNRVNFELWSESQAYGDIQLMPFVDYYSLITLKTIAICIMGTKVMPSKYIMKTDDDAFVRIDEVLSSLKGKPSNGLLFGLISSKSSPERDKESKWYISEKEWPYDTYPPWAHGPGYVISRDIAKFIVNGHQERKLQLFKLEDVAMGIWIEQFKNGGKEVHYENDERFYNVGCESNYVLAHYQSPRLVLCLWDKLQTEHQPRCCE
- the LOC112723230 gene encoding hydroxyproline O-galactosyltransferase GALT3 isoform X2 gives rise to the protein MCLQKRLHLIQGLLKMKKWYGGLLIMTLVMMLVFLYGYKGFQPQKQSAKQSAYNFFHNQQVVDDYVNGGSSAPPVNSSKVEQKRVPLVPRERPHLIHVDGLDDLYGMKNLTEREMNTVIVWSYLHSLLSRSDALPETAQGVKEASVTWKKLLSMVEEDKVSRINNTESPENQNCPFSVTTFGKTISGSGITLELPCGLVEDSSITIIGIPNGNSSFQIDLIGQELEEKPNPPIILYYNIRVPQDNMTEEPYIVQNTWTSNFGWGKEERCPARGSANQKVDGFALCNVQVGSNNEDNVNVGQPTSDITANVSSESAHRTGNFPFAEGNPFTATLWVGSEGFHMTVNGRHETSFAYREKLEPWLVNNVKVAGSLNLLSVLAKGLPVMEDSDLVDVDKLKAPSITRKKLVLLIGVFSTGNNFERRMALRRSWMQYEAVRSGEVAVRFFIGLHKNNRVNFELWSESQAYGDIQLMPFVDYYSLITLKTIAICIMGTKVMPSKYIMKTDDDAFVRIDEVLSSLKGKPSNGLLFGLISSKSSPERDKESKWYISEKEWPYDTYPPWAHGPGYVISRDIAKFIVNGHQERKLQLFKLEDVAMGIWIEQFKNGGKEVHYENDERFYNVGCESNYVLAHYQSPRLVLCLWDKLQTEHQPRCCE
- the LOC112723230 gene encoding hydroxyproline O-galactosyltransferase GALT3 isoform X5, whose product is MKKWYGGLLIMTLVMMLVFLYGYKGFQPQKQSAKQSAYNFFHNQQVVDDYVNGGSSAPPVNSSKVEQKRVPLVPRERPHLIHVDGLDDLYGMKNLTEREMNTVIVWSYLHSLLSRSDALPETAQGVKEASVTWKKLLSMVEEDKVSRINNTESPENQNCPFSVTTFGKTISGSGITLELPCGLVEDSSITIIGIPNGNSSFQIDLIGQELEEKPNPPIILYYNIRVPQDNMTEEPYIVQNTWTSNFGWGKEERCPARGSANQKVDGFALCNVQVGSNNEDNVNVGQPTSDITANVSSESAHRTGNFPFAEGNPFTATLWVGSEGFHMTVNGRHETSFAYREKLEPWLVNNVKVAGSLNLLSVLAKGLPVMEDSDLVDVDKLKAPSITRKKLVLLIGVFSTGNNFERRMALRRSWMQYEAVRSGEVAVRFFIGLHKNNRVNFELWSESQAYGDIQLMPFVDYYSLITLKTIAICIMGTKVMPSKYIMKTDDDAFVRIDEVLSSLKGKPSNGLLFGLISSKSSPERDKESKWYISEKEWPYDTYPPWAHGPGYVISRDIAKFIVNGHQERKLQLFKLEDVAMGIWIEQFKNGGKEVHYENDERFYNVGCESNYVLAHYQSPRLVLCLWDKLQTEHQPRCCE